One Candidatus Zixiibacteriota bacterium genomic window, AATCAGGATATGTGCTGACGATTGCGTGAACAGTCGCCTTTGAGCGGCTCCCTGACGTCCCAGCAGTTTTTCATACTCGGCCGCCCCTTTTACGCCGGCGACCGGGCCGATCAACTGACCGCTGTTGAAATATGGTTTGAAGGCGGTTACCATGACGGCCGCGCAGGCCACTCCGATCTCGACACCGTAACGGGCATTGGCGTACTCGGCCCAGTGAATCGGAAGCGAACCATCGGATACCGATATCACCAGTCCGGCATTATCATAGTTTTCAAGACCGCTGAATAACGGGTATTCCTGCCATTGCTTCTTAAGATAATCTTCTGGAAAAACCCTGGCGATCGACTCTCCCATACCGAGGATTGCAGAGATGTACTGGGGCCGAAAGCCGAGATAGATGTAATCGATGCCGTATTTCTTGCCGTGTTTTTCAGCTATATCCGAAATCGTAGTAAACCCAAGCGCAGTGCCCTCGGAAAACAGCGCCAGCCCGATGACTTTTATATTGCGCTCAAAGAGGTGATTTAAAATTGCAACTGCCAAAGGACGCATCTCCGGAAATGATGACGCCTCAAAATCGAATGAGACCATGACATACTCACTCTCCTCAATCATCTCAATTTTATCATAGACCGCGAGGGTGTCCTTTTCGACATTTACCGGGAGGGTGACATTGAACAGCATCGGGATCGCAATGGCCAGTCCCATCAGCAAAAAGATAATTCTGCGGTCAAGTCTGCTCAGATCCATATCAGGCTCCTTTGCCTCCCAGGTACGATCTTTCGATTCCCAGAATCACCCGCAGGGCGGTTGTGATCGATCCCAGCCCGATCCCGATCAGGATGCCCCGTTTGGCGGCTACGGATGGATGATCGATGATCCATTCAGCAGTTCCGGGAATAATGTCAGAGATCATGTGTCCCAATGGAATCCGCCCCATCATAACGATCAGGGCTGTAATCAACAGTACACTGGCTTCGCGATTCCTGAACCTGAAACCGCGGTAGGCGGCCGAAGCAACATAGAATGCCAATAACGCAAACATAGTCGACTGCATCGGCACCTGGATATTCATAAATATCCACAAGAAAGGTGTGCCCCAGTCGGTTCCATAAGCAAATCCCAAAAATGCCATCACCACGATCCCGAGGATAGTGAGGATGCTGTATGGCCAGTCGGTTCTCTTTTTGATCAATTTTTCGGAATGTATTTTAGCGAGGCTGACAACCCCCACCAGGAGAGTAAACACGAAGATGATCTGCATCCAGTCGAGTATTTCCTTGTAGATGCTCTCGAGTGTGGGATCGGCTGTGAAATACTGAAACAATGTAAACAGGCCGAAAACAAAACATACAGCTATCGGCAGACGAGTCTTCATATCATACCACCCACTCCGCCACCTGTTCAAAACCCAGAGTAGCCGCGATCGTCCCGGCCACAAGTATGACCGCGATAATAATCTTCATTATGTCCTGCGCTTTGATCGATGATATCACTTCCTGGTCCTGCGAGAGGTAGCCGGAGGCGGCAAAAAGTTCCTCCCCGATCAAAGTGTAGTCACACGCTACCAGGAAAAAAGCGAGCTGGATTGTTGAATCTGAACCGGCTATCTGCATAGCCCCGACCGAGTTGCCGGTTTCCGCCAAAATCAATGCCTCAGCTTCGAATGTTCCCAAAAGCATGACCGTGGCAGGTTTAATACGACTGATCGCGCCATCGACCGCGGCGGCATAGCCAAACTGACTCGAGGTGGTATAGTAGATATTATCCGGCTTATAGAGATCGGGATGCCCGGCATTTATATAAGCGTTCTGGACAGTTTCCTCGGCGGCGGACATGATAACCGGATCGTGGGTAGGGAAAATCAGGTCGCAGTTGTAGCTGGCGGTTTTCTGCGCCACGAGGTTGAGAATATTCAGGGCCGCTATCGTCGTAGGCCTCTGGATATCCCCTCCCCAGCCGGGCGTAAACAGCACCGGCTTGCCCATCTCGGTCGCACGGCCAATCGCCTCATCGACAGCGTCCAGACCAGACACCTTGCGAATTTTCAGCCCTCCCCGGCGAGCAAGATAAGTGTAAGCAAAGAAGATTATGAGAGCGATCAGGGTGCCGATCAAGATGGGTATGCGTTCGGGATGGAGAAAAGCGGACACCGCTTCCCCATCGGCCTGAGCCGAAGCCATAATATTAGAAATCATAAAACCCTTCATACGCTGAAAAACTAAAAACTTCTGTGATCACAAGTCAACAAAAAGTTCAAACTTGACCACAGGCTTTGAGGTCGCTTTATTTTTGCCATGCGCAAGTTTTTGATAATCGTAATCCTGATCATACTGGTTGTAAGTTTATCCTGTTCGGATCAGGAGGACAAACTGACCTTCATGCACTTCTGGACATCATCCGATGTTCGCCCTGTGATTGTGGAATTGATTGATGAATTCGAGGCCGCCAATCCGGGGATCGAAGTTGAGCTGATTGACTTGAACTGGTCGAACGGCCATGATAAAATCACCGTAGCATTCGCCACTGAAACCGCGGCTGATGTAATTGAACTCGGGTCCGACTGGGTGCCGGAGTACGCGGCCAGAGATCTTCTGATGGATTTGAGTGATCAGGCCGGACCGTATCGTGATTCCCTTATGGGATGGCAGGCGGCCGAGCTGGGTAACAACGTTTACGGTTTTCCCTGGATGCTGGGTACGCGGGTATTGTTCTATAATAAAAACCTGCTCAAAGAGGCCGGGCTCGACCCTCAGAAGCCTCCCCGGACATGGGATGAACTTTATACTTTCTCGGAAACAATCAATCAACTGGGCGAACCGTTTTATGGTTTTGGCTCAAATTCCTACGAGAAATTCAGGTTGTACAAGAAATTTTTGCCGTTTCTATGGTCAAATGACGGCAGTGTGATTTCCGATGACGACAGCTGCTTGTTTGATTCCAGGCAGGCTGTCGAAGCGCTCGATTTCTATACGCGTTTGACCGATATAGGTTACCTCGAATCACAACGCAACCTGGACGATAAATTTTTAGCGGGCGAACTCGGCTTTATTATTTCCGGCGACTGGATACTCAGGCGAATCCGCGTTCAGCCACCGGATTTCCAGGTCGGGGCGGCCTTGATACCCGGCCCTGACGGAGGAAAGCGATCAGCTTCATTTCTGGGCGGTGAGTTTCTGACGGTCAACTCCAAATCGAAGCATAAGACAGAAGCATTGAAGCTGATCCGTTTTCTGGTATCCAGGGATGCTGACCTGAGATTCAATCGCGCGGCCGGCTCAGTGACCCCATCCAACAAGCAATCAGCCGGTGAAATTATCAGAGACGTTCATCCGCTGGCGATGGTGTTTTTAGACCAGCTCAATTATGCGGTGCCTTCGCCGGTTCACCCCCAGTGGGTGCTGATTCAGGATATAGTCGAAGATGCTGTCCAGAAAGCGATCTACCATAAGGCCGAAATTGAAGATATCCTCAAATCCGCCTGCGGGGAGATCACCCGGATTTTAAATGAGTAAAAGATTCGGACTCAAGTTTTCCAGTACATTTGTTTTTCTCTCACCCTGGATACTGACACTGCTTTTGTTCTGGGTCTTTCCACTCATCTACTCACTGTATCTTTCGTTTACCGATTTTTCGCTCGGTGCTCAAGCGGTCAGCTTTGTGGGTTTCAGTAATTTTATCGAATTGTTTGAAGATGCCAGGTTTATCGCCTCTTTAAAAAATACATTCGTCTTCGTGATCGGCACAATACCATTTACCACGGTATTTTCACTTCTGATGGCCCTGCTTGTAAATCGCCGGATTAAATTCGCGATCTTTTTCAGGTCGGCCTATTTTCTGCCTTCTCTGGTTTCGCTGGTGGTTATGGCTTTGATTTTTACCTCATTGTATCAAAAGGGAGGCTATCTCGAATTCCTGTTCGGGATGACCGGACTGCCCACACCTGAGCGGGGTTTTTTACTTTCGGAGACGACCGCCCTGCCGGCGATCATGTTTATGGATATCTGGATCGCGTCCGGTTACTATATGCTGATATTTATTGCCGGATTGAAATCAATCCCGGAAGAACTGTATGAAGCGGCTCGTCTCGATGGCGCATCCCGGTTTCAGCAGTTTTTTCAAATTACGTTGCCGGCCCTTCGTCCGACCGCGCTGTATATAGTATTGATTAACACAATCAAATCATTCCAGGTTTTCATAGAAATCTATATCATGTCAAATGATTCCGGAGGTCCTAACAACGCTACCACGACGATCGTTTATTACATCTACGATATCGGTTTGCGGGGGCTGTTTTCGATGGGCAAAGCCTCGGCGGCGGCCTATCTGTTGTTTGTGATCATCATGATCGTGGCCTTGATTCAGCTCAAATTGTTTGGCTACGGGAGGGCAACTTACGAATGAGTTCCAGGATAAAAAATGCAATCCTGTGGTCAATTATGCTTCTGTTGTTTATCGGGATGTTTCTGCCGATGTGGTGGATGGTGCTGGGCACATTTTCCGAGAGTTTTCAGCCCCGTTCGCTCTACCAGAATATAGTCGAATTTGATTTTACCCTGAAATATGTAGAAAAGGTCTTCAGTTCGGCAGATTTCTCGCGTTCTATTTTTAATTCCGTGTTCGTCTCCGGCTGTGTTTCTGTCGGTAATATCGTTT contains:
- a CDS encoding extracellular solute-binding protein, translating into MRKFLIIVILIILVVSLSCSDQEDKLTFMHFWTSSDVRPVIVELIDEFEAANPGIEVELIDLNWSNGHDKITVAFATETAADVIELGSDWVPEYAARDLLMDLSDQAGPYRDSLMGWQAAELGNNVYGFPWMLGTRVLFYNKNLLKEAGLDPQKPPRTWDELYTFSETINQLGEPFYGFGSNSYEKFRLYKKFLPFLWSNDGSVISDDDSCLFDSRQAVEALDFYTRLTDIGYLESQRNLDDKFLAGELGFIISGDWILRRIRVQPPDFQVGAALIPGPDGGKRSASFLGGEFLTVNSKSKHKTEALKLIRFLVSRDADLRFNRAAGSVTPSNKQSAGEIIRDVHPLAMVFLDQLNYAVPSPVHPQWVLIQDIVEDAVQKAIYHKAEIEDILKSACGEITRILNE
- a CDS encoding ABC transporter permease subunit; protein product: MSKRFGLKFSSTFVFLSPWILTLLLFWVFPLIYSLYLSFTDFSLGAQAVSFVGFSNFIELFEDARFIASLKNTFVFVIGTIPFTTVFSLLMALLVNRRIKFAIFFRSAYFLPSLVSLVVMALIFTSLYQKGGYLEFLFGMTGLPTPERGFLLSETTALPAIMFMDIWIASGYYMLIFIAGLKSIPEELYEAARLDGASRFQQFFQITLPALRPTALYIVLINTIKSFQVFIEIYIMSNDSGGPNNATTTIVYYIYDIGLRGLFSMGKASAAAYLLFVIIMIVALIQLKLFGYGRATYE